A stretch of DNA from Pseudopipra pipra isolate bDixPip1 chromosome 1, bDixPip1.hap1, whole genome shotgun sequence:
GTGGAAGAAGAGGATGGCTGTGCGCTCTGAATTGTCTGGCATGGATCTGTATGAGGATTACAAATCACCCTTCGATTTCAATGCTGGAGTGAACAGAAATTATCTTTACTTGTCGCCTAGCATAAACCTGTCTCCACCTGGATCACCTACACTGGTGAAGTCTGGtaacttccttctcttcctttttaaaatctctGCAAGAAAAGCTTAGTGATTATAATATGTAAAAAGAAACTTCTCAAATGAGAGTTGACCTGCTGTTAATTCTGATAGTTTATTAGCTTCAGTGTGTCATGTAGGTAATATGTCATGTGCTATGCATTTACCAGCTTTACCTTGTTATTTCTTCAGTAGAGAGGCAGTTTGAGGGAAAAGGAAGTGAGCAAAAAGAATAAGGAACAAAAAGGCAACTTCTGCAAGACTGGAGTAATTGGTTTAGTTTAACTATTAGCTTTTTGGACAGGGGGACTAGGAATTGCATTCTTAGTAGGACTTCAGAGCTCTGTATAGTCTAAAATCTGCTTTTGCCTTAGTACTGAAAATCTCACTGATTAACAAAGTTGCCCTCTTTTACCTTTACTCTGTTCAACCGGATATTTAAAATGGTGTAAATCTTAAACCTGCAGATATTAGCTGCACTTCTGctcccctgtgctgtgctgcagtggcTTCCATCTAGTGCTTAACCCTACTAGTTTCTAGCTGCTAACCTGTTGTACAGAACACCTGCAGCCATGTCTCCCAACACATCCTAGTCTGGTGTTATTATCTTTACTTTCCATTCCTTGCAACCATATGTAATCTTCCagagtaattttaaatatagaaaGCTTAGACCTACTTCAGGTGTGGCAAAGGAAAGTTACAAGGGTGTTAAATTTTTTTGGTGGACCTGTTCTTTAAAATCTTAAAGCGATGTGCATCCCTTGGGGAACCTCTGTGTGAAATAAACCAACCCCCTTGGTGAATCTGACAAGCCGGGGCTTCTGGGAATAGTTTTCAGCTTTCACTTTTGCAATTACTGCATCTTCCACCTTTTCTAAAGGAGTGGGGGAGCAGTCCTCTGTATCAAGTGGTGATGCATCACCATAACCACCAGCCTTTGCtgagctttttttatttttcattccctttgAATGAATATATGATTAGTGTTTGGCAGAAGCCCAAGAGCTTTCTCACCTAAATTCAAGAATTATGTCTCactttggctttttctctgaGAAATGGGAAGTACTTAAATTTGATTCTTCATAtatattgtaaaataaatattccctGTGGTACTGTACCTTACTCAAATGTTGGAGCGATCTTACAATCCTGTAACAGCTTGTTCTCCTGAACTGTAACAACCACcttttttctttagctttgCCAACTGTATAGTGATAGCCAAAATGCTAATTCTGAGTGCCTGACACAGAATATGTGGTCTAAAGAGAAAGCTTTGTGGAGTccaccccccccaccccaaggCTGTTCATCCGAAATGACCCGGATTTCCTTAAACTGCCTGTGTTTGCTGCTGATCTCTGAATTCAGGCCAGAAAGAGGCAGGAACTTCTGGTCAAAATAGAACATGAACTTGGGTTGAAACTGACCAAAGGAAACCCCAAATCAGAAAAACTGAGTGTAAATCGAATTACTGTAATGCTTTGCCTACCCTGGCAGGATGATAGAGACTTAAGTGCCATTTCCTTGAACTGTGGACAACTGAACAACAAACTTGTTCATGTCTTTATTCGGTTCACTTAAGTAGATCTAATAAAGTGCTGGGTTAATATGCCAATCATAGAAATACAGACCTGAAAACTGACCTTTAAACTGGGTAAGTTTTCTCAATATTATGTATTTCCAATTTTTCCCCACAAATTTTAGTTTTACTCTGTTTAAGAGTTTGAGATGTGAAATGTTCGGCTAAACTTGGCTATAGCAATCAGAATACCAAATAACTGAATTTTAAGTCCTTTGCAGCATGAAGATGCAAGAGAATTAACGTAAGGAAGGGTAACAAGTTGGAAACGATTATAATAACAATTATACATAAcagtataaaataataataacagcagTTCCGTTGGTGGAAAAAGACCACAAGCGAGAAATGCTTTCTTAATAATAGTTTGAGCAGAAGTATTTCCATCTCTTGGCCGACTGCTAGTTTCTTGCCCCACACCCCATGGAAAGATCTAAGGTGGGCTGTGCACCTTTTCTTACCAAGCTTTCTTGAAGCCAGGATCTTGCTGGCAGTCAGCCCTAGATTATGGGTGAAATTTGGATTGTAGCCACACCATTGTGGAGGTGTGTGAGTTGTTACCTGTGTAGAGAACTGCTCCTTGGTCAGATGGTTTAGCACTTCCCAATGCATGGATGAACCCTGTGTCCTGCAAGTATTGAACTGAGGAATGGGAGTAAAGTGAACAGAGAGGTGAACAGTGACAGGGGATGAGAGGGGAGGTGCCAGAATAAATACTGATGGGAAGGTGTTTGCATACTTCATATGGAGCTcaagaaaaagtaataaatgGAAGGGGGGTCAGAAGGCAAAAACTGGAGAGAAGACCTGGTCATATGTGCAGGGTGAGCTATGAAGGACTCAAAGTAGCAGTGATTTCCTGTCTTCCTAAAAGATCTAGAAATGGGAAGGGGAgatcattccctttcatcttAGCATTGTGTCTTAAATTCAGTGTAGTAGGCAAGAAGCAGCACaaactttcttaaaaaaactagTTTTCCAAAGACAAGGTACATTCCCAAAGCAGAAGCTATTGCTGCGGGGGACAATCCAGCATGTTTTCCTACTGGTGGATTCACTTGATCTATTTTTGGTGATATAATCCAGATGACTCTTCATAATCGGATTGAACAGACTTTCAGCTGGATGCACTAATGCTCTTGGAGTCCGTGTGGCCTTTGGTACTTGAAAACTTTCAGAAATGACTTTTGTGACAGCAAGCTCTGTGGTCCCTGAAGGGCATGCAGATGAGAACAAGATCAGGAGTTGTAGGTGCACATACTGGGAGGTTGGAGGGTGTCAGGGGAAAATGCAGTTTGCATTGTTAGTTTACCTTCATAGAGGCATGTGTAATTAAAGGAAGTTGACAAAAAGGTGTGGCATTCTTAATtgttaagaaaaggaaatatgttGATgtataaacaaaaaattatctaGTTTTGTGACATGAGCcataatactttttttcaggtgctgcagtgctgtgctttggtttgggCATTAAACTTCAAGTTCTTTTTGCCTTAGATTTCTACCAGAAAATAGTGTCTTGGGAAACCCATAGGACCTACACAATGTTTGTGTAGAAGACACATGTAAATCTCTGAGAAAATGTGGCATAGATCTCAGGAGTAAATGCAGAATGGaatttcatcttctttctctttgcttcctcCTCAGTGTATTCCGTGGTAACAGCATTTACAAATGTTCTGTCCATATAGCAGTGTGGTTTTAGAGGATAAGTATTCTGGATACAAATACAGGCAGAAAATATAACTGTTTTGGTAAGAATTTGTGGTATTGAGCTTTACTTGAGTTCAGTAACTTGGTCAAGAACaaggctgctgcttttcttagACTCGACAGCTGCTAGCAGCATGTTTCATAGAATACTTACAACTAATTACAGACACacagaatcttttttttcccctgacttTTCAGTTGATTGTGATGTTGATATCAAACCTCACAGCAAAATCATAGGGGTGATCTCTTTGAAAATTAAGGAGTTTTTGGATTCCCAGACTAAATGATAGTATGAAGTGCCACCAGAAACTGCTGAAATGAGGATGGAATTTTGTATGTTAAATTACTGTAGTGATTAATAGGAAACATTACTTAATGTGTCCTCAATTTAGAtgaattatatatttatacatgtatatatttatatacatgtatacacgtgtatgtatacatacacacacactcaccTCTCCTTTTTAACAaacaattctattttttttctcttgtattttaagatttttatttaatttctttttttattatcattaaaGCTATTTTACCTCTTGAATAGAGAATTAGTTCTGGGAAACCACAACCATTCTAGCATGTAGTCTCCCTACAAACTAGTCTCTCTGCAATTAGAACAGAATTCCTTAATTCTGGCAAACTCTATGTTAAAGTGTCAGCCACGGAGATTCAAAATGGGAAATCATTTGCTGTAAATTTTGTTTGTTGCATTAAAAGGTGTTTAAAGTGATCTTACTGCAAGCACTAAGGACTAAGAATAAAGGAATCTTACAAGTGAATGCACCATGATAATACAAATATTAtcatcttccttcctttccctgaaGCTGTGAAAGCAAAATTAAGGAAGACTATAGGGATATTTGTGCTTTATATAGGAGTTTTGGCAGAGTTTTGGTTTCTGGATTTGGAAGGGGAAGAGACAGCAGTGTGAGTGGATGCACATCCTCCTCAGTCCCTTCTCAGCACTCCACTGCTTTGTCTAAATGACAGCCTTTTGCTCCATCTCTGGGCTTCTCATTTGTCGTAATGTCCAGGTGCAAATCAGCAGCTTACTTCTTGTTCCATGATATCTGCCACTTTCTAGCCACAGTGGTCCCAGTTACTAGGGATAGGAGAGGTTGAACAGGGTACAGAGGAAGAGTTTGTACTTGCAGTGCAATATTTTTCTCCACTGTTGCGAACCTTGCTTGTTGccaaggctgctcccagtgtgcTCGTTTTTAAATCTGATCCAGAAAGTGGTAAGGGAGGGAGCCTCTGCATTGGCCTTGAGcacctcctgtgctgccagagTTTCTGTGCCAGATGAGTGAGAGATCAGAGTGCACACAGACTCCTGGGCAGAGGTTGTGTAGGAAACACTGGTTGGGACATAGGATTCTGCACCTTGGTGTCTCTCAGAGAGCAGTGGGATATGTTGTTCTCAACATGTTCCCAGTCTCCTATTACAGCAGCAGTTGCAATTATATTGAGCTTTAATGCAGCTTGATAGAATGAAGTGTAAAATGCCTTTAGTTTCCTGTATGCAGTAGCACTTGAGGAACATGACTTTGGTGTCCTCTCATCAGTTTTCTTTGTTCCCTGGCACAAAAGGGCTGTATGCTAACATTAGCTGCTGTTTGGCAGCTGTTTGGCAGCTGTTTGTGGTAATCTGACTTTAAATGCTTTATTCACCTCAAGGGCTGCTCAGAAGTGACTCTATACCTGAGGTTGGAGAGGATGCTGCTGCTACAGTCAGTATGGCAGAAACACTCTCGGAAGAAGAACAGGACGAGCTAAGAAAAGAGCTTGCCAAGGTAATTCTTTTGCAAATAGCTCTTAAACTTATTTTGAGAATGAAAATCTGGGATAATGCTGTCTTTGAACATGCAGTTAATGCTTTGCATAGTTATCCTGTGAGTGTCTAAAGCCCTGTATGACACTCCTTTGTATtgcggggagggaaagggaaggtgtCAAAGAGAAAAGAACGGCCAGTTCTAGCGAGGGGGAATTAAGCTGGAAGTGCTGAGTGTACAGATCTTAAACCAAGATGCATAAATATCTAACCCTTTGTTTCCCTCAAGTGAGAAGTGGGTAAGTAAGCAGTCAAAGAGAATGTTGTGGGAGCCAAAATCCAAGTATTGTCTCAACTGTTGTGGAGTAATTAAAGCTGTTTCTTTCATGAAGAATGCTTTGCTGTGTAGCCACTGTTTTGCTAATGTCTAACCACGTTACCcttcctgtccatggcagaatttttttaagagcaGGTTAAAGTAGCACTCTGAAGGATAGTCAAGTATTCAAGCCTGAGACATGCATTTCAAAAGTTGTCAAAGTCAAGCTTTTTTGGGCtgccagtcttttttttttagtagctCTGTGTGACTTTAGGATGTAATAAAAGACATTGACTTAAGCCTAAGGTTGGCAAACAAAGGTTAGCTGTGAAATAAGCACATTTAATGCAGTCTTGTATTTGGTAGTCCTGAGTATCATTTAATGCCAAAGATCGTGAGGGTAGTCTGGTCCTACTAGGGTGTGTCACTGGACTTCAGACAGATATGCAAAAAACAAAGGTGCATTGAAGATACTGGTATTTCCTCAAAGGAGCTTAAATGAGTGGGCAGCCTGATACTCTAAAGTGAGGTGATCCTGTCTGGATGAGGAAGTAGGATTGGAGGTATGCCCCAGCTTTTGTACACACAGCCTTAGTGCCTCTGTCACATCTATACAGCTCACAGGATGGCATAGTAGAACTGTTTTGACATCCCTAGTCATGATCTGATCATGCTTCTGGAAGAGGTGTAAGTGACCATCTGAGTAAAGAGGGAACAATATAGTTTTCTAGTTGCAGAGCAGCTGCTATGTACctgttgtgtgtttgtgtgggtTTTAACTGCTCAGTCTGCCACCATTTCCACCCCTGATCTGAGGAAGGCACTCCTGTGGCTGGATCCAGTCTCAGTTGCTGGCTTAACCCACAAAAGAACCTTTCTGTTTGAGCAAGGGTACAAAACTTGTGCATGGATCAGACATGCTCTGAGCTTCCTGACACTGGTCACATATTGGTACCTCTTGTGACGTGGAAGTAGAATACAGGCTTGGCGATTGTCCCAGGTTTGACTAATCTTCAAGCTTTACATATCATAGGTAATGATTTCTAAGTATACAGTCTTTTAGTTACCAATGTACATATTCCAGTAACAGCTAGCTGCAGATAGATTACTTTCTCACTAGCTCTTGTTGTAGACTATGTTGGATTTCCCTTCTAGTATTTAGaaatcccaaatctttgttcgcaaagcccagccatgatgtgatgatgatgatttagAAATGACTGTGAGGCAATGTAAAAAACCTGTTAGCCCTCCCGGTACTGATGTCTAATAGATGTTTTAAAGAATACATAGTTAAATGGCTGGGTATATTGCTTGTTAACTTACTTCTCATCAACTCTTCTGTCACAGGTGGAAGAAGAAATCCAGACGCTCTCACAAGTGCTAGCTGCCAAAGAGAAACATCTAGCAGAGATCAAGAGAAAGCTGGGAATTAACTCCCTACAGGAACTAAGACAGAATATTACCAAAAGCTGGCAAGATGTTACATCAACCACGGCGTATGTACCAGTTCATGATGATTGTGTAGGCTGTTGAGGTGAAAACTGTTTAGTTCTTGTGTCATGTCTAAACCCTTTGTGCTTGTGAAGTGAGGTGAGTGTAGATAAGACAAAGTTAAGTTGCACTAAAACTTAGCTGGTTAAATcaacatagatttttttaaagaaggacaGTGCTAGTCATATCTCATGCAAAAAAATGATGGTAATGCAGGCTATTCTTACACGCTTTTTTTGTTTGACAGATCTGAGATACCATTATTGAAATACCAAGGTGTCCTGAGTCCAACAGATTACCCTTCTTTTCCACCCTGAAAAATTGTTGTAAACTGAGCTCATGCAGGAAGAGTGCACTGTCACAGTTACTGTTCTTGCTAAACACAACTGTTAGCCTAAAGTCTAGAGCGAGCTGCCTTCTGCAATTGATGACTACACAGAATGTAACAGGATGTACCTCAAACATTTTATGGTGAAGTTTATTGACAGAACTGCTTGGTACAAAAAGTCAGACACTTGGCACAAAAACTAGATGTTTTTCAGTGTGTGTGCATAGCGTTGTTTTCTTGagtcttattttcttttgagtttttttttttttttgtttttttggtttttttttgttgttgttggttggggtggttttttgcgcgggtttattttattttttggcaAGTCCTACAATAGCAGATAGTGTCTCTTCTGGTAGGTTCATATTGGTGAACCTCAAGTCAGTGGTGGCAGAGATGCTGTAGCTAGAAAGGACTGCAATCTCTTAAGTAGGTTGTCCATTAGACCCCAAAACTGAAGTATACCTCTGTATTTGATACAAATGTACATACACTAAAAGATTCCTTATGTGTTCtattaaaataactaaaaacTAAATTTTGTTTGAGCACAGGTATAAGAGAACATCAGAAACCCTGTCTCAGGCTGGTCAGAAggcttctgctgctttttcttctgttggtTCAGTAATAACCAAGAAGTTTGAAGATGTCAGGTAGGTTTCTTTAGCTTTTTGCAAGTAgttgcaatttttatttaagcAGGTAATCACTGGAATAAATTTTTGTTGTTAACATACTAGTACTTCTAGAAGTTAATCTATCAAGAGCCCTCAGCATCTGTTTTAGGAGAGCTGAGAGACTTGCTGCAAGATCTGCTTGTACGTCCTCACTGATGCAGAAGAGTTCTGTGGTGTGTACTTTATATATGCGAGAGAAACACAATGTATGCTACAACCTCCACTACTGCTCTTACTTTTCTGGTGTGATTGCAGGTGACAGTGTCTCTACCTGCCTCTCTGATGCACAtagcactgtcatttctcttCTCTGACTTTCTCAGCTTGTGGAATGCTAGATTTAGACAACTAATATCTTTAACTGTTTGTGGTTTGAcaatttgtttttgttgtttgggtgttttgttttgtttgttggttttttttgttttgtcttgtgtGTGTATTCCTTCcagatgtgttttattttttttgtaagctATTCTGCCTCATAGAAGTGGCTtgattttattacatttttaagagATTATTAGCACTTTTAAATTCTTAACTATCGTTAGCATACAACATATTTTGACTTTGTGTCAAATGACACAAATGCCAGCCCTTCATGCACATTAGGTAAGTCTTGTGGTCATTTTTAGCGCTGCTGTGAGTTGCATGCAAAACTCCTGCTGGATGCATTACAGTCAGATGCTTAACTTACAATTCTTTGATTATGTAATTTTTACTACTGGAGCATAGACAATTATTCATCTTTGCATGTAATTTGTTGTGAATAATGAGTTAAacttatttttcagttattGGGCAAATAAAAATTCACACATTCCAGCAGAATATTGCTGCATTGGAAGCAGTGTAATAAAATCAGCTATCTGTTTTAAAGTGCTGCCATTAACCTCTTGCTTTTTGAAGTCTAGTGAGAAAACACTTTGAGGTGCAGCTACAcagttacatatttttcttcagatttaTCAGaacttcctttctctctttaatGCTTACTCTGGCATTGTGCAGACTACAGGCATTTTCACATTCCTTTAGGTAAGGTGGGCGCAAGAATTGTTTCTGAAACTAAGCATGTAGTCAGACTGTCTCCATTAaaatctttaattaaaaattttgtcTGTAGAAggtaatttcttcttttgtccAGTGTTAGTTAATGTAAAACTGAAGCTCTTTTAACATCAGGGAATATATTTCTTCATGTTCACCTGGTAACTACCCCAGAACATAAAATCTCGAGTATATTTCATAATCAATTAGTCTCTCTTCCTTGTAAGAAAGGAACCCACTAAAATGATTCTACAAGGTTTTTTTGTCAAGAGACAGAATATGGTGTTGAGGTCAATGGCATGCAGGATTCCTCCTTCTTTGTCTGTACCATGTTTGTGCCGTGACAGAGTAGAAATTTACCCCTTTTTGTGTCTATTACAATAGCTGTTTAGCATTGTGACTCTAACAGAATTACTGGAATCAAAATGTAAACTAGCTTATACATTTCCTGTTCATAGTTTGTCCAGTGAACAGTCCTTGAGTTAATTACTTTAGCAGCATCAGTA
This window harbors:
- the TPD52 gene encoding tumor protein D52 isoform X1 → MLQWKKRMAVRSELSGMDLYEDYKSPFDFNAGVNRNYLYLSPSINLSPPGSPTLVKSGLLRSDSIPEVGEDAAATVSMAETLSEEEQDELRKELAKVEEEIQTLSQVLAAKEKHLAEIKRKLGINSLQELRQNITKSWQDVTSTTAYKRTSETLSQAGQKASAAFSSVGSVITKKFEDVRLQAFSHSFSIRSIQHSISMPIMRNSPTFKSFEEKVENLKSKVGGSKPAGGDFGEVLNSAANASATETIAEQTEEETH
- the TPD52 gene encoding tumor protein D52 isoform X2, with product MLQWKKRMAVRSELSGMDLYEDYKSPFDFNAGVNRNYLYLSPSINLSPPGSPTLVKSGLLRSDSIPEVGEDAAATVSMAETLSEEEQDELRKELAKVEEEIQTLSQVLAAKEKHLAEIKRKLGINSLQELRQNITKSWQDVTSTTAYKRTSETLSQAGQKASAAFSSVGSVITKKFEDVSIRSIQHSISMPIMRNSPTFKSFEEKVENLKSKVGGSKPAGGDFGEVLNSAANASATETIAEQTEEETH
- the TPD52 gene encoding tumor protein D52 isoform X3, which encodes MLQWKKRMAVRSELSGMDLYEDYKSPFDFNAGVNRNYLYLSPSINLSPPGSPTLVKSGLLRSDSIPEVGEDAAATVSMAETLSEEEQDELRKELAKVEEEIQTLSQVLAAKEKHLAEIKRKLGINSLQELRQNITKSWQDVTSTTAYKRTSETLSQAGQKASAAFSSVGSVITKKFEDVRNSPTFKSFEEKVENLKSKVGGSKPAGGDFGEVLNSAANASATETIAEQTEEETH
- the TPD52 gene encoding tumor protein D52 isoform X8, whose protein sequence is MLQWKKRMAVRSELSGMDLYEDYKSPFDFNAGVNRNYLYLSPSINLSPPGSPTLVKSGLLRSDSIPEVGEDAAATVSMAETLSEEEQDELRKELAKVEEEIQTLSQVLAAKEKHLAEIKRKLGINSLQELRQNITKSWQDVTSTTAYKRTSETLSQAGQKASAAFSSVGSVITKKFEDVSTSRS
- the TPD52 gene encoding tumor protein D52 isoform X7, which translates into the protein MEPPRDQGLLRSDSIPEVGEDAAATVSMAETLSEEEQDELRKELAKVEEEIQTLSQVLAAKEKHLAEIKRKLGINSLQELRQNITKSWQDVTSTTAYKRTSETLSQAGQKASAAFSSVGSVITKKFEDVRNSPTFKSFEEKVENLKSKVGGSKPAGGDFGEVLNSAANASATETIAEQTEEETH
- the TPD52 gene encoding tumor protein D52 isoform X5 codes for the protein MEPPRDQGLLRSDSIPEVGEDAAATVSMAETLSEEEQDELRKELAKVEEEIQTLSQVLAAKEKHLAEIKRKLGINSLQELRQNITKSWQDVTSTTAYKRTSETLSQAGQKASAAFSSVGSVITKKFEDVRLQAFSHSFSIRSIQHSISMPIMRNSPTFKSFEEKVENLKSKVGGSKPAGGDFGEVLNSAANASATETIAEQTEEETH
- the TPD52 gene encoding tumor protein D52 isoform X4, giving the protein MLLLSRGWQRSQFMRRTSKSLKTNLWLLRSDSIPEVGEDAAATVSMAETLSEEEQDELRKELAKVEEEIQTLSQVLAAKEKHLAEIKRKLGINSLQELRQNITKSWQDVTSTTAYKRTSETLSQAGQKASAAFSSVGSVITKKFEDVRLQAFSHSFSIRSIQHSISMPIMRNSPTFKSFEEKVENLKSKVGGSKPAGGDFGEVLNSAANASATETIAEQTEEETH